TCTTTCTTGGTAACTCCTTCCAAAAACCGGTTTAAGGAGATCTCTGCGGTATCAACAGCCCGGGAAATAGCTTTGCCCCGGGCTTTGATTGCCACCTGATCTGCACCATTGTTAAACTGTGTGACTACGGCCAGCACGTAGTTCATTACCGGTTTATTCCCGACGAATACAGTGTTCTCTTTGAGCGGTTGCATAGGTACTACCTGTATCAGAGATACTTCTTTTTCACAATCAGTTCTGCATTCAGTACACTTGCACCAGCAGCACCACGGATCGTGTTGTGCCCCATGGCAATGAAACGAACACCCTCACGCAGACGCCCTACTGAAACGGTCATTCCCTTCCCCCGCATCCGGTCAAGACGGGGCTGCGGGCGATCGGGTTCTTCTTCAAAGAAGTGAACGGATTCCGCGGGTTGTGTAGGCAGGCCTTTGATGGGCGGTTTATAATTCCGGAATGCTTTGTTAAGGGTCTCGATCGGTTCCTTGATATCGACCCAGACTGCCATCGTGTGACCGTCAATAACCGGCACCCGGTGGCAGCTGGCGCTCACATTAAACCGGGCATTGGTTACTTTGTTTCCCTTAAGGGCCCCCATGATCTTGAGCGTCTCGGTCTCCATCTTCTCTTCTTCTTTGCCGATATACGGGATGACATTATCATAGATGGACATGGCAGCGACACCGGCAAACCCGGCTCCGGATATGGCCTGCATGGTTGCGACACGGACATCCGTAAATTTGAACTGCCGTAATGGTGCCAGCGCTGTCACCATCACGATGGTGGAACAGTTCGGGTTAGTGACAATGAACCCATCCCTGCCGGCATCCTTCTGGACATCGATGAGACCAAGATGTTCCGGGTTCACTTCCGGTACAACCAGAGGGATATCCTTCTCCATCCGGTAGGAACTTGCGTTACTGCAGACCGCGATCCCGGCATCGGCAAATTCTTTCTCCACATCGATGGCAATCTCTGCCGGAAGGGCAGAAAATACCAGATCAACATCCTTCATCGCTTTTGGCGAAGTGGGTACGACCTTGATTTTCCCAATATTTTCCGGAAACTGCGTGTCAAGACGCCAGTTCACAATTTTTCCATAGGGCTTTCCCGCGCTGCGATCGGATGCGGCGAGCGTCGACAGATTGAACCAGGGATGATCCGCAAGGAGTTCAACAAATCGCTGACCAACCGCACCCGTTGCTCCGAGCACTCCAACATTGATCATAAGTAGTCAGTTCCTGCTTGTGTGTGTATTTCCCGTTTGAGATAATGTCGGGTTGTAAAATTCCATTTCACCTGTGATAATAAAAACGTTGTTTTTTAATATTTTAACGGAACAATCAAAAAAAATTTATTTTAATTTATACAAAAGGGCTTATTGGCCGTCATAAGGGGAAAAATCCTGAAAATTTCAAAATACTCCAGAAAGAAAAC
The sequence above is drawn from the Methanomicrobiales archaeon HGW-Methanomicrobiales-1 genome and encodes:
- the albA gene encoding DNA-binding protein Alba: MQPLKENTVFVGNKPVMNYVLAVVTQFNNGADQVAIKARGKAISRAVDTAEISLNRFLEGVTKKEIVTSTEVIDTDSGKTNVSSIEIILVK
- the asd gene encoding aspartate-semialdehyde dehydrogenase, with amino-acid sequence MINVGVLGATGAVGQRFVELLADHPWFNLSTLAASDRSAGKPYGKIVNWRLDTQFPENIGKIKVVPTSPKAMKDVDLVFSALPAEIAIDVEKEFADAGIAVCSNASSYRMEKDIPLVVPEVNPEHLGLIDVQKDAGRDGFIVTNPNCSTIVMVTALAPLRQFKFTDVRVATMQAISGAGFAGVAAMSIYDNVIPYIGKEEEKMETETLKIMGALKGNKVTNARFNVSASCHRVPVIDGHTMAVWVDIKEPIETLNKAFRNYKPPIKGLPTQPAESVHFFEEEPDRPQPRLDRMRGKGMTVSVGRLREGVRFIAMGHNTIRGAAGASVLNAELIVKKKYL